The Streptomyces sp. NBC_00510 genomic interval GACGGCGACAGTGCCCCAGGTCGTCACGGTCGATGTCATGACCGGGCGTGCCGGCCCGCCTCGTCCCCGCCGCTGTCGCACTCGCTCACCAAGCCCGTCCAGCACCTCGAGGCGCAGCCCGATGAGGACTTCGGCACCATCCCCAAGCCCGACCACGAGCTTGCGGCCGAGCTCGTGGACCGTGCGGCTTCACGATGAGCGCCTACGTCTTCAGCGCAGCGGCGGGAGGCCTCCGGAACCCGCCTGTGATGAGCGGCGGGCCGGGCTCGCGGATCACCCGGGCGCCTTCCACCGCCAGGAGGCCTGCAAGGAAGCGGCCGAAACCTGGCGTTGGGCAAAGCGCATGGTCTGTCCGGCGGGTTCAACCGCGAAGCCAACCGAACAGTCCGTTGCCACGCCGCTCTCGTTCCCACTCCGCTTCCGCCTCGGCCCTCTCCCGGTCACGGCGCTCACGCTGGCTGCGGCAGGACGGGCACTCGGCTCCGCGCGCCAGGCCGTCGCTCTGCCCGTCGTTGTAGTCGTCGGGATGGACGTCGGTGCCGCAGGCCGGGCAGGGCCACATTGCTGCCTGGCGGCGGCGTTGTTCTCGTTTCCAGCGGGCCTCCTCGGCGGCGAGGCGGGCTTGTTCGGCGGCCTGGCGGGCGGCGCGCCGCTGCTCGTCGCGCCGGCTGTAGGCGCGGTGGTCGTCCGGGTTGGCCAGGGCGGCGATCAGCGCCTCGTGGACGCTGTGGCCGAAGCGCCACCACACCGGGCCGTGCGGGCCGTCAGCGGCCAACTGGTCCAAGGTGGTGGTGACCACGGGCACCGTGAAGTCGTAGGTGCGCCAGCCGTCTGGCTTGCCCGAAGCGTCGGTGTAGGGGCCGGTGTGCCAGGTGCCCTGCCAGTACGGGGCCGAGAGGCGGGCCACTTCGCTGATGCGGCGCTGCAGGACTTGGGGGTTGACGCGTTTGGTGAAGACGATCGCCAGCGGCGGGTAGCCGCCGCGGCCGGAGTCGTCCCATCGTGTCGACCACAGCGGGACGTCGTCCCCTACGCGGTGGCCGTTGACGGTGCGCTGGAAGAAGCGGTGGTAGCGGGCGATCTTGTCCGCCAGCACGGCTGCCGGTTCGGTGTGGTTGTCGACCTCCACGAACAGCACCGGCAGCTGGTCCTGTGGTGCCGTCAGCACCGCGTCGGCCCGCAGGCTGCCCCTGCCGGGCGTGGTGAAGGTTCCGGTGACCGGGAGGATCACTTCCGTCGTCCAGCCGCGCAGGGTGCCCAGGCCGCGAGGCCGGGCGGATACCGGCCGTGACCCCGGCTGGACTGCAGGGGCGGGCTGGGTGCCGGTGGCAGGCCCGGCGCTTTGGGCGGGGGTTTCCGTTGGGGCGGGCCCGGCGCTTACGGGCCTGGCTTCGTCAGCACGGCGAGGGCTGCGGCGGGGGATGGGGTGGGTGGGTTGCGGCGGTGACTGGCAGAACGCGTCGATGGTGTCGGTCACCTTCAGCGCGTGCGCGGCACCGGCCTTCGCCGCCTCCCGCGCCGTGCCGCCCATCTCCTTCGGCGGGCGGCCGAGTTCGCCGGCGGCCGCCGCCAGCCCCGCCGTAGTCAGGTTCCACACCTGCTCCGCCACCGGCCTGCCCGACCGGCCGGGCCGGTTGGCCGAGCCCACCGACTCCACCAGCCCCGCCGCCTTCAGGTCCTTGCATGCATTGCGGACCGTCTGCACATCCGCCGTCCCCGGCAGCACCAGCTGCCGCAGCTGCCCGGCCGTGGCGACCTTCACCACCCCCAGCGCCAGCAGCACCAGACCCCGCACCCGGGCCGTCGACCCATACGGCCACCGCCTGCTCCCCGTCACCCCACACCTCGCCTCCCCCGCCGCCGCTCCATATCCCAACCGGCCCCCCTGGGGGGCCACACCGGCTCCCCGGCTGCGGGGCGCGGCCGGCGGGCCGCGCACGCACACCCCCCGGGGCTGGGCGGGCACCCCGGGCCCCACCGCAAGCCCCACCACGACCACTCCACCACCCACCACTGACACACAAGCGCGGGAGTA includes:
- a CDS encoding replication-relaxation family protein: MTGSRRWPYGSTARVRGLVLLALGVVKVATAGQLRQLVLPGTADVQTVRNACKDLKAAGLVESVGSANRPGRSGRPVAEQVWNLTTAGLAAAAGELGRPPKEMGGTAREAAKAGAAHALKVTDTIDAFCQSPPQPTHPIPRRSPRRADEARPVSAGPAPTETPAQSAGPATGTQPAPAVQPGSRPVSARPRGLGTLRGWTTEVILPVTGTFTTPGRGSLRADAVLTAPQDQLPVLFVEVDNHTEPAAVLADKIARYHRFFQRTVNGHRVGDDVPLWSTRWDDSGRGGYPPLAIVFTKRVNPQVLQRRISEVARLSAPYWQGTWHTGPYTDASGKPDGWRTYDFTVPVVTTTLDQLAADGPHGPVWWRFGHSVHEALIAALANPDDHRAYSRRDEQRRAARQAAEQARLAAEEARWKREQRRRQAAMWPCPACGTDVHPDDYNDGQSDGLARGAECPSCRSQRERRDRERAEAEAEWERERRGNGLFGWLRG